The Brasilonema sennae CENA114 genome includes a region encoding these proteins:
- the argC gene encoding N-acetyl-gamma-glutamyl-phosphate reductase, which yields MTKRKIFIDGESGTTGLQIYSRLNQRDDIELVNIEASRRRDSAERAKLINAVDVAILCLPDDAAREAVSNVRSDKVKILDASTAHRTAEGWVYGFPELSSGQREKIASAQFVSVPGCYPTGFLACIRPLIDKGLLPSHFPITINAVSGYSGGGKNLIKDYHAFHDQQAGAPSLYPYGIYSTQFGHKHLKEMRKYSGLASPPLFVPAVGDFEQGMLVQVPLPLWTLDHPPSGEVIHQAIADYYQGEKFVQIAPFEDSTLLRDGKFLDPMAMNGTNIVQIFVFANDTTHEALLVARLDNLGKGASGAAVQNLNIMLGFPEDLGL from the coding sequence ATTACTAAACGTAAGATTTTCATTGATGGGGAATCAGGAACCACGGGCTTACAAATTTATTCGCGCCTCAACCAACGAGACGACATCGAGTTAGTTAATATTGAAGCATCTCGACGCAGGGATTCAGCTGAGCGAGCGAAACTGATCAATGCTGTCGATGTTGCCATTCTTTGTCTACCGGATGATGCAGCCCGCGAAGCTGTTAGCAATGTCCGCAGTGATAAGGTTAAAATTCTCGATGCTAGTACTGCCCATCGAACGGCTGAGGGTTGGGTTTATGGGTTTCCTGAACTGAGTTCGGGACAAAGAGAGAAAATTGCCAGCGCCCAGTTTGTTAGTGTTCCAGGCTGTTACCCTACAGGATTTTTAGCTTGTATCCGTCCGTTGATAGACAAGGGACTCCTCCCGAGTCACTTTCCCATTACCATTAATGCGGTATCAGGATACTCTGGTGGCGGAAAGAATCTTATCAAAGATTATCATGCTTTCCACGATCAGCAAGCTGGAGCACCATCGCTCTATCCCTATGGTATCTACAGTACACAGTTTGGGCACAAGCACCTTAAGGAAATGCGTAAGTATTCAGGATTAGCATCACCGCCGCTGTTTGTACCAGCAGTGGGGGATTTTGAGCAGGGGATGCTAGTACAGGTACCCTTACCACTGTGGACTTTGGATCATCCACCGTCTGGTGAGGTTATCCATCAAGCGATCGCCGACTACTACCAAGGCGAAAAATTTGTACAAATCGCTCCATTTGAAGATTCCACTCTTCTGCGAGACGGAAAATTCCTAGACCCGATGGCAATGAATGGCACTAATATTGTTCAAATTTTCGTTTTCGCCAATGATACAACCCACGAAGCGCTCTTAGTTGCTCGCCTCGATAACTTAGGCAAAGGCGCATCAGGAGCAGCTGTACAAAACTTAAACATCATGCTGGGCTTTCCAGAGGATCTGGGACTTTGA
- a CDS encoding chorismate lyase, producing MTATFRPTNNLTLPIGWHRLSATWQGGEEVIQQSLPHTQLAPAWQLLLLGDGSPTRHLQLLTGEPTEVDVIDMSLIGMDLDGAPELIKAVPGPRLRRQVWLRTASGQRLAYATSWWEASHVDEYLQNRSLPIWASLARLRTELYRDVQGIYYGDSEALESGFDETGPFWGRHYLFWHHGQPLTLIYEVFSPYLTKYLGSTQLSSINAEI from the coding sequence TTGACTGCTACTTTTAGGCCAACAAACAACTTAACATTACCTATTGGATGGCACCGCCTCAGTGCAACTTGGCAAGGTGGCGAAGAGGTCATTCAACAAAGTTTGCCCCACACTCAGCTAGCACCAGCTTGGCAATTGCTGCTTTTAGGTGATGGTTCTCCAACCAGACACCTACAATTACTAACGGGCGAACCGACAGAGGTAGATGTCATCGATATGTCATTAATTGGCATGGACTTAGATGGTGCACCAGAACTTATTAAAGCTGTCCCAGGACCACGGTTACGGCGACAGGTGTGGCTGCGTACCGCCTCTGGTCAACGATTGGCATATGCTACTTCATGGTGGGAAGCATCTCACGTAGATGAGTATTTGCAAAACCGTTCATTACCGATTTGGGCGAGTTTAGCTCGTCTGCGTACAGAATTGTATCGGGATGTGCAAGGGATTTACTACGGTGACTCAGAAGCTTTGGAGTCAGGTTTTGATGAAACCGGACCTTTTTGGGGTCGCCACTACTTGTTTTGGCACCACGGACAGCCTTTAACGTTAATTTACGAGGTGTTCTCGCCTTACTTGACGAAATATTTGGGATCCACGCAGCTCAGTTCAATCAATGCTGAGATTTAG